The sequence ATTCTACGGAGGGTGTAGTGAGGTAAGGGGACAGTGACATGCCCAtgtctatctgatctccagtcACCTTTCACAGGGGAGCCTTGAGGAGCTGGGGTGGGCACCACCACCACTGCATACCAGGCCCTCTGCGTAACGGAAAGTTATGGACTGTACTTTTCACTTCATCACCTCCACAAAGGTACGACCATACTTGTCTCCAGGTGGTCATGGCTCGTCCCGTGAACAGCCCCCCCTCAGCTGGTAGCAGTGtggcaaacagacagacatccACAGTGATTAGCTGTCAGCTGGTACATAGGGCCCTGATTAACTGTGCAATCCAAGCACATTTGCTACTGTACACACTACAACTCAGACTTTTTACATGGCTATGCCAATCATGACAGTgacaacaacaaatacagaaGAGGCCAAACAGGGCACAACCTAGACTTTTAATTTTCTATTATCTATTATCTACTCCTaattatgaatatttaaatgaacCATTTGGCCTATGAAACCTCAAAAATTGATGTTTCACAATCATTCAGAGACCCAGAAAAGTatcctttttgttgttgttgttttgcccAACAATCCAAAACTCAAAGAATTCAATGTAAGATGatatacacagaaaaaaagcagcaatcTCAGTTAAAACGATAAGTTggaaaaatgcaacattttgccACACCAgttaaaaatacaggaaaagagaaaggaagagacagagaaatatGTCCAAAGATTTCATGTTTAACTGTAAAATTTCATTCTCACATTTCTTGTCTTCTCCAACACAGTCAATTCCTTTCAGTAATTCACTTGCAAGTTATTCCATCATGCGGCTTAATAATATAGTAACTACAAAAGCATATTTTGTAATGAACCATTGTACCTTTCTCAGGTTAGCCTTGCAaccatgcagaaacacaagaatAACCAGGACTCTATTTTTTTAAGAAGGTATGGATGATAATGGGACAAGGAAGGGACACAAGGACGAGAAGTGTCCTCAGGTCTTTATTAGCAAACCGCAAAGACTGTCCAATTTAAACACCCCTGAATTTGCACGGAGGACTGAAACAAGACAGCTGATCTTATGCtgaacttttaaaaataaaacagaatgtgAAATGCACTCTTGACTTAACTTTACCAtaaatttattaattaaaatgtaagtaTCTGTCTGTGTTAAAATGCTCGGTGAGCAGAGCTCTCTGGGGAATCTGCTGCAGGGAAGCATAAATTATGTAGTAGTTttgctgaaaataaaaaattaaaaaggatccGTTACAATATCTTATATGACAAAAATGGCTGCAGTAAATCTTGGTTAAGGTATGAAAGCAATTGTCACTCAGCTAAAAATCAAGTATTTTGCTTTAGccattactatttttttttttttttttaaaaaggcaaatAAACACAGATCCTAAACAACATGTTTGGTGTTTGACCCACTGTCCTGTTAGAGAGAAGTCACATTGTTTCTACTGTTTGGTAATACCAGGTATAGTGGTagagaaacaaacaaatgataGAAAGCCTCTTACCTGAAGAGACGTTTTCCTGACTTGACCACTATCACGCTCACTGTCTTCTTCGGGGTTTGCGTTAATGCCTGTCAAAGACAATAGGGGGACGTCGGTTCATTGTGTATCCACAGATCGTTTCAAGtgcaaataaaacaacatgTCATTAATCTTTACACAAGTCAAGCTGACTATTTCGAAGGTGAAAGAGAGGTTGTAGCAGTTGTTTCTTACTCCAGAGTGGCTTATGGGCTGGCAGATGTCCTCAGAAGCAATGTGGTCCCTCTTTGGTCAGTTGCTGGACAGAAAAAACAGGGAGGACTTGGAGGCTGTTCACACACTGAACTGCAGAGCAAAGTCAAAGATCAGTTTTTACCTCGTTATTCATTTACCAATATCCATCAAAAGAAGAGGAAGCACATTTAGATTACTTAGAATAGTGGCACAGCCAAAAAACGCGCTTCACAGTACAGATACAAACTAGACAGGAACTGTCCCCACAAGGGTTAGCCAACAAGACACAATTTCGGTCTGTGGCAATATAATATACTCAATGACTGATGGCTGAAGATGCTTAAGTTAAAGATTCCAAAGCTGGATTACCAGTAGAGCTTTAACCGAATATCGCGGGTAAAAAACATGGTTGCTAATTTGTAAAAGATATTAAGCGATGTCACGTAATACACAGATAATAAACAGGCACTATAAAGAGACTGGTTTTTAAATGGAATTCGGTTGTTATTTTTGCCAGTTATGCCAATCCACTTTACAAGTCTCCTAGTTTTATCCTTTTTGGTTATCAGTAAAGCACAGTAACATGCACAGTTATGACCTGCAATTCAGAGCAGAATTCTTTTAAATTCGGCATTTCGCTTTTTGACAAAGCACTATAGATATTTAGACTAAATTCTAAATTAAACAGGCGTGCGTCAATAGCTATTGACCATCATCAAGTTGGTGAGTGTTCCTGACAACGGGCAAACCGATTAAAAGCTGATACTACTGTGCTACTCTATGATATTTGCGCCGAAATAATATATATCTTTGGTGTTAGGTAAATGTCtatagtgttgttgttgttatggcGTACAGGCCGATAAGCTcggacaacaaaaaaatgaccaTTTTGCGAAGGGAGTTTGGCTGTTTCACTAAATCGTAAGCTAACCCTGTACAggcaattacaatttttttttaccatatatCCCTGGTTAAGAAATAACATTGAACTGTGAATAATACGTGCAAACCGGTTGTTGACAGCAGCAGACCGCATTCGTAGCGAGCATCTCTGCCCGAGCAGCAGCGATGGAGCCCGAGATGGATTACAGATGGCAACGATATGAATATACTTCCAATAATCACTAGTAGTGACATATGCTAGGAGCACTCTCAAAAACTGATCAGACAGAATGTCGTCGTTCCACTAAATACCTTTGATGTCACTTGTGTGCTCCTTGTTGATAAAACAAACCAGCTGTCTTTTTTCACTGCCATACATCCCGGAAGTGACGTAGTTAAGCATAAACTGAAAcggtgttttttgccttttttcatttGACTTACTTTTAAGTAGTACATTAAAgttaatgtgtgttgttgttttctaagTCTATTTTCTGATATGCAATCAAATcgtaaaagagaaataaaaaaaatcggACATGCACCCCTGAGACATGATGCATTGTGTGGCTGGCCTAGTGTTAGGCTTACTGCTTAGTTTTTGTCTGGTTGCTAATGATGTCGTTGTTACATTTGTATCATTATAGCTTGCCTTACAGcgtagactgtataaaacagtcTGAAACAGATTTTGTCCTTTATTATGCTAATAGCCCTTTGTCATGGCAGAGATTTTTATATGTTATGGTAGGGAAGCAGTACACTATAACTAAcataatgatggctgcattcatTTAGTAATAAATTCAGGGCTCTGGATTATGGTAGATCAAATCGGACTGCTAGAATGGTCCGCCTAGTTAGGTCTAGGCATGGGAGTGGGGATTGGTCAGGGCAGGGTCTTGAACCATCTTTAGGCCAAGGGCCTGTGAAGAGACAATATGGGACCACTTACACATGTATTTTTTGGTGCATACAATacaaattattaaatataattgtatgtatacatgatgtTTTGATGTTAAACAAGAATGTAGTAAAGCGAATCATTGCTTTATGTATCTGTGGATGGATACCTTATGGCTAGCCAACCAGTAAGCCTATCACaatgtgtgtaaatttaaaggaaaaaaaaaaatcacaaataggTTTATTGAGTTTGGTTGATAATGTGTTTGGCTTGTGTTTAAGTATATTTAAGACAAATTttacttttggattttttttaaatttataaataaacaataccTTGGTTGCCCGCCTGCAGTACCTCTGAGGAACCCCTTAAGGGTCCTGGAGGGTTAGTATACCAATCCGTTCATCCATCCACCTGACTAGACTCTGTGACTGCAGCCTCTAGTGGTTATTTGTCACTGGTGAAATTCACAGCATTTTAGTTTCACACGTAAAATACATTGTCTACAAGTCAAGTTTTGATTAAAATTTTAGGGACTTTAACTCACTGTTGGCTGCCTGCTGTTTGAGTCTGCTTTGTCTATGTGAGTGTTAtccttgttgttgttcttgttgtGTGGGTTGTAAAGGAAAACCAAGTGCATACTCAGCGAAGGATTGATCCTTAGTTTGTCAGCAGAGTCTATGATCAGTTTGCAGATGTCCTGTTTGCTAATTTGATCACTGAAGGCCACTCTGTCGAGTTAGAAATACCACAGGGAAGTGTCATCACATAAAATCCCCATAATACCTCCATAATGTTGAAATCCAACAAGAAGTGCAAGCTCAGCTATGTACTGCACTACTATAATGTAATAACTAGCACCCCTTCCTGAACACTTATACTGCCGTGCTTCTGAATAATACTGCGCTAGTATTGATAAGCATGTATTGTTGTTCAATGTAAGGTCTAATTAAATGCAAAATTAGTGTAGGCAATAAAACAATAtgaaatccatttttccttcagCTGCAAATCAACGAATTTTGACTTTAACTCAAAGATAATTTCTCATAAAGGCAAAGAAAAACTGATTCCTAGTAATTAAACACTCGTGACCTGCTGATCCCAGGTTACCCTGGTTTTATACTTAGTTTGGACCTGTCCGTGTTCCAGTTTTGAGGGAGACAATTAATCCAACAGTCTATTTCTTGGAGCAGACACGTGATATACAGTAGCATAAACTTATCCTgcaaacaaatcaaaatcattCCATTAAATTTGTAATTCTGTCACTTGGATAGCTTTTGAGGGTCTACAtacatattataaaaaaattatttgcaACCTTGGATTTCTAACTGCTTTAGAAGATGGGATTTGTAAATGCTGAGAGAATTTAAATTATCTTAGAACATTATATTAGAAGACCTTTATTTTTGTGACCACATTTCGACACTAAGCTGAGCTGCACAACTTCTGGTATTTGGATAAAACAGATACGATAAATACACAGCGGAAAGATTTAATAGTGGAAAAAGTTCAACAAAAGACCAGTTTCAAACGGGACATTAATATGACATTATTTAATTGTCTATTATGCATgtatttcacttcagacactgtaGTTACAGTTGTAACTGGTTGTGGCAGAATACTAACAAGAGAAGACAAACAGACATGGTGTTAAGTACATAATATGTATCTTCTGGACGACTCGAGGACTGACCACACGCTCTTCAAGCTGCaaaagaaataatgaaaaatataaattcatTGCGAAGACTTAAGCCTTTTCATACCAAAGATTTGGAACATCCTGACTCCTGACAGTAACTACTTTAATAATCTTTTAAACAATTCCAATTTGCATTTACATACATCATAGTGCTTCTTTACGCCATTGCTGTTTGCGACCTGCCCCACAACGATATAGGGTGTATTCTGTATCAGACTGGTCACCTTGAGGGAAAAAAGGTAGAAAATGAGTCAAACTTGCATTAGTGTTCAATAGCCTGTCATATTAACATACAACTATAAATTATTATTCTGATAACTGTTCAGGTTGGTGTGCAGATACCACAGAGCAGTGTGTGCTGTGACTTCAGTGAATGAGGTTTAGAGAGGACTGATTTACTTGGCTGGTAGTAGTCGTAGAGCTTGACCACGGCTGGCTTCAGGTTCTGTACTTGGTAGTCCTGTATGAGCGTTAGGCTGTGGTTGATGACTATGTTCTTTGGTAactgttgaaagaaaaacagacaacatgTTCAGTAACAAATCTGGAGAAAATCATCTCTTGTTTATCACTTTAAATCCCTCTCACCTCCCGTATGTACACCAGAACACGATCCTCCTTTTGTTCAACACGATCCACCAGCCTGGCACCTTTGAGCTGTGAGGAGACATTAATCAGCTGGGTTATAATGACAACAACTGACAACTACTACTCAGTTAAAGTTACTCATCACTCACCATGTTCAAAGACTCTGGGTCTGGGACATATCCAGAGAGCATTTTGACATCCAGGATAACCATGTTTGTACTGGGCTCCTTTCCACTATATCTGCAATGCAAGtaacataaaaatattatgTCAATCTGGTCTTTGGATGGGCTCCATTTACCGTTTGTTAGAGTTAAGTTTTAGCTACCAAGTTGTAATTATTCCTCCCCTGTCCATCCACTAACAGTTACATAGTTCAAAAACTTCCGTCAATGTCGTGGATCTGCTTGTTGAGTACTTACAGGGATGATATTTTTAGAAGGACTTTGGTTCTTTCTCTGGTGCGGTCGGCCTCTGCTTTGACGTCAACGCGGATTGCGGTATCTTGAACAGGAGTTGGGATGTTATAGACAAGAGAAATCTAAACAAGGAAagattaatatttataaaattgGAATGCAATCTGTGGAATTAATTACTGTTGTGTTGGTGTAATGTAATTCGGTGTGTGATGGGCCACTTAGAGGCatgacataaataaaaatatcaatcaatcaattaatcaatcataAAATATGAACAAGAATCTAAAGTATGAAGCATCAGGATTGGTGGTTCATGTACATCTAACCACTGACCTGTATTGCAGCACTTGCAGTCCCCTTCACCTCCAGGCTGTACGTTCCTGACACGCCCTGCAGATTCTTCTCCTGGTAGAGCAGTTTGTTGTACTGATTCACATCAAACGTCAGCTGGCCACTGGGAGACTGGACCGTCACTGTGCTTGAACCCACTGGACTGAACACCAGAGTGGAGTAGAGAGCCAGAGCCTGAAGAGCCACCACGGTGTcctacaacacaaagaaaatacCTTTACTTATGTGCTCAAATttatacaaatgtaaatgttcttCTGTTTACACCTACAACAGCTTTCATATGTGGGAGCTCACTTTGATCAATTTCAGGTCTCtctaattgttgattttcatacAGAAATCAATTTAAGAAAATTACCATTTAAACATAATAAtatgcacattttatttttgcacattataTTTGTTCTCAGTATAGTATAATCGACCCTATTCTTGTGAGGTATCTGGCAATGTCTCTGTCCTGTGAGAACTATCAATGTCTAAATAATGTGaatttgaattaaataaatttgaaagaaactgaaaactttgttttttatcagtGGAGAGAATGCTACTATACTTAATAAgctaaataaagaaacatttaaGAAGCACAAAAATGTATTGTCAATAAAAACGGTCTGTTTTTCTTGTGCCATGCTATTGTTCTCAAGATAACGGGCTGTGAGACAAGTAGGCTTAAGGCCACAGCTAAGCTTACATATTAAATAGCTTTGTTCATCTTATTTGTCCCAGAAGAGATTACAGTACGTGTGACTCAAAGTCCCACTTAACCCTGTTTGGGTTGTACCTGTGTGGAGGAGAATCCTCCGTAGTAGTTCTGCTGGCTAGTCAGCCATCTAACGATGCGGCTGGCGTAGCCCAGGTCTTCAGCAGTCGGAAAGGCACTGAGTTTAGCCAGCAGCACATAGGAGCTGATCTcacagacagagaggctgaCGTTTCTGTTGCTGTCTGAGACCAGTGGAGGAAACCTCCTAAAATCAGCCATCCACAAAGAGAAGGCACGGACAGGGTAAGCTTTGTCACAGTAATAGACcagaatgatttcctgtagagGATGACTCCCTTTCTGTAATGCAACAGTCGTTAGGTGGTTCAGTAGGCGAGCACGTGTCTCCATGTGTCCTGCCAGGGTGAAGACGTACGCCAGCAGAGCGGTGGTGTAGGTGTGCTGAGGTCACTGATGGACTCTTGAGGCAAGACAAGCTCTGCTTCACAGAATCCTAGAACAGATTAAAGAATGCATTGTCTTTTGCTGTGGAGTGTCAGCATTCAGTTTTAATGCtgcacatatctggaacaaactcccagaaagcTAAAAGTCTGCCAAGAACTCAGTTCTTTTTAATAAAGGCTGATGACCTCTTGATTTAAATAGTTCACTGAATtaaactgcactgtaacttctattttattttatgtttttatatttttaattgttactGAAGTTGCATTGTTGAAAAATGGAACTGTATGACAATGTAAGCatataataagaaataaaaagtaagaCCAGTGGGACTATTATTAAATGCTCCTTTGGGGCGCCTGGTGAGATCAcgtggtagagcgggcgcccatacaGAGGGGGACTCCTGGACGCAACGGCCGCAGGTTCAACTCAAACCTGCAGTCCATTGCTGCAGGTCATTCTCCTTCTCCTCActttaacaaatacaaataaagacctaaaactccccaaaattaaaacaatgtaaatgCTCTTTTGCTCAGCTTTTGGAAAAAGAGACTTTTTTATTCTAGACATTTCACTATACACTACAGCCTAATACTGGTTTCCTGCCTGTACTCAAAACTAGTGTATTTCTACTATGTGTGAGCATCAAGCAGTGAATGAATACGACTCATTTACCCCCCTCTGTCCAAGTGGGTAGTAGAAGAACCAAGAGTGGCTTCACTTCATGTAAAAGCATGAAAGGTCCTTTCTAAAgccagtgttgttgtttgtttgtctggGCCACTGTAAAAATATGGCTGGGCAAACATGGTCGGACTCCGTGAAAGTGACTGATCCTATGTAGTATGAANNNNNNNNNNNNNNNNNNNNNNNNNAACAAAAGGAGGATCGTGTTCTGGTGTACATACGGGAGGTGAGAGGGATTTAAAGTGATAAACAAGAGATGATTTTCTCCAGATTTGTTACTGAAcatgttgtctgtttttctttcaacagtTACCAAAGAACATAGTCATCAACCACAGCCTAACGCTGAAGCAAAGCCGCTGGTCAAGCTCTACGCTACTACCAGCCAAGTAAATCAGTCCTCTCTAAACCTCATTCACTGAAGTCACAGCACACCTGCTCTGTGGTATCTGCACACCAACCTGAACAGTTATAGAATAATAATTATAGTTGTAGTTAATTGACAGGCTATTGAACACTAATGCTCATTTTCTACCTTTTTTCCCTCAAGGTGACCAGTCTGATACAGAATACACCCTATATCGTTGTGGGGCAGGTCGCAAACAGCAATGGCGTAAAGAAGCACTATGATGTATGTAAATCAATTGGAATTGTTTAAAAGATTATTAAAGTAGTTTACTGTCAGGAGTCAGGATGTTCCAAATCTTTGGTATGAAAGGCTTAAGTCTTCGCAatgaatttatatttttcattatttcttttGCAGCTTGAAAGCGTGTGTCAGTCCTCGAGTCGTCCAAAGATCATATTATGTACTTAACACCATGTCTTTTGTCTTCTCTTGTTAGTATTCTGCCACAACCATTACAACTGTAACtacagtgtctgaagtgaaatacATCATAATAGACAATTAAATAATGTCATATTAATGTCCCGTTTGAAACTGGTCTTTTGTTGAACTTTTTCCACTATTAAATCTTTCCGCTGTGTATTTATCGTATCTGTTTATACCAGAAGTTGTGCAGCTCAGCTTAGTGTCGAAATGTGGTTACAAAAATAAAGGTCTTCTAATATAATGTTCTAAGATAATTTAAATTCTCTCAGCATTTACAAATCCCATCTTCTAAAGCAGTTAGAAATCCAAGGTTGCaaataatattgttttataaTATGTATGTAGACCCTCATAAAGCTATCCAAGTGACAGAATTACAACTTTGATGGAATGagttttgatttgtttgctGGATAAGTTGATGCTACTGTATATCACGGGTCTGCTCCAAGAAATAGACTGTTTGGATTAATTGTCTCCCTCAAAACTGGAACACGAAGGTCCAAACTAAGTATAAAACCAGGGTAACCTGGGATCAGCAGGTCACTGAGTGTTCAATTACTAGGAATATCTTTTCTTTGCCNNNNNNNNNNATTATCTTTGAGTTAAAGTCAAAATTCGTTGATTTGCAGctgaaggaaaaatggatttcaTATTGTTTTATTGCCTACACTNNNNNNNNNNATTTAATTAGACCTTACATTTGAACAACAATACATGCTTATCAATACTAGCTGCAGTATTATTCAGGAAGCAACTGGCATGTAAGAGTTCAGGAAGGGGTGCTAGTTATTACATTATAGTAGTGCAGATACATAGCTGAGCTTGCACTTCTTGTGGTGGATTTCAACATTAT comes from Etheostoma spectabile isolate EspeVRDwgs_2016 chromosome 3, UIUC_Espe_1.0, whole genome shotgun sequence and encodes:
- the LOC116680925 gene encoding alpha-2-macroglobulin; this translates as MDCRFELNLRPLRPGVPLCMGARSTTRFPPLVSDSNRNVSLSVCEISSYVLLAKLSAFPTAEDLGYASRIVRWLTSQQNYYGGFSSTQDTVVALQALALYSTLVFSPVGSSTVTVQSPSGQLTFDVNQYNKLLYQEKNLQGVSGTYSLEVKGTASAAIQISLVYNIPTPVQDTAIRVDVKAEADRTRERTKVLLKISSLYSGKEPSTNMVILDVKMLSGYVPDPESLNMLKGARLVDRVEQKEDRVLVYIRELPKNIVINHSLTLIQDYQVQNLKPAVVKLYDYYQPSDQSDTEYTLYRCVAA